The proteins below are encoded in one region of Danio rerio strain Tuebingen ecotype United States chromosome 14, GRCz12tu, whole genome shotgun sequence:
- the si:dkey-6i22.5 gene encoding polyamine-modulated factor 1, producing MEEPEKSSESDSSKSNADKAGEVYAQASTRRNDSVKSSQPKPRLKLFSKVMEKSLQWLLDNASFDRFSHYFQPLSKQNPQLTEVMHKQFISQLQTLVQKEIATVIEEGDLQVKFEELDKLEELAKETAQAAWRPSGVPEQDICSDLVSSYKKQEEYMRIQLKKLLKENAALAQKVQAGRENITHTEQRIASGVQEWKASLEDLEEFVVTLSPSEHFESL from the exons ATGGAGGAGCCCGAGAAGAGCAGTGAATCCGATTCATCCAAAAGTAATGCGGATAAGGCTGGTGAGGTTTATGCACAAGCGTCGACCCGTCGGAATGATTCGGTGAAATCTTCTCAGCCTAAACCGAGGCTCAAACTCTTCAGTAAAGTGATGGAGAAGAGTCTGCAGTGGCTGCTGGACAACGCCAG TTTCGACAGATTTTCCCACTATTTTCAGCCACTGTCAAAGCAAAACCCTCAGCTGACTGAAGTCATGCATAAACAGTTCATCAGTCAACTGCAGACTTTAGTACAG AAAGAGATTGCCACTGTGATTGAGGAGGGAGACCTGCAGGTGAAGTTTGAAGAGTTGGATAAACTGGAGGAGCTTGCTAAAGAAACAGCACAAGCTGCATG GCGTCCTAGTGGTGTTCCAGAGCAGGACATCTGCAGTGACTTAGTGTCAAGTTATAAAAAGCAGGAGGAGTACATGCGGATACAGCTGAAGAAGCTCCTGAAGGAGAACGCTGCTCTCGCTCAAAAAGTACAAGCTGGCAGGGAGAACATCACACACACCGAACAGCGCATCGCATCAGGAGTCCAAGAGTGGAAG GCATCACTTGAAGATCTGGAAGAATTTGTTGTGACTCTTTCGCCATCTGAACATTTTGAGTCTCTCTAA
- the tmx2a gene encoding thioredoxin-related transmembrane protein 2-A isoform X1: MGPENIKYFRDSTIDEELQRDSRVTWIVEFYANWSPECQSFAPIFADLSLKYTCLGLKFGKVDIGHYGAVAERYKVNPSPLCKQLPSLLMLQAGRELMRRPLVDKKGRAVSWNFTEDNIIRDFNLNEIFQKYKKFSKGERPEEPQPVLEEESESPLEEEEEDSESKKDK; encoded by the exons ATGGGCCCTGAGAACATCAAATACTTCAGAGACTCTACTATAGAT GAGGAACTGCAGAGGGACAGTCGTGTCACATGGATTGTTGAGTTTTATGCCAACTGGTCTCCAGAATGTCAGTCATTTGCCCCTATTTTTGCTGACCTATCACTTAA GTATACCTGTTTAGGTCTCAAATTTGGGAAAGTGGACATTGGACATTATGGAGCTGTTGCTGAGAG GTATAAGGTAAACCCATCTCCTCTCTGCAAGCAGCTTCCGTCACTTCTGATGCTGCAGGCCGGTCGAGAGCTCATGCGCCGCCCTCTGGTGGACAAAAAAGGGAGAGCTGTAAGCTGGAATTTCACTGAG GACAACATTATTCGAGATTTTAACCTAAATGAGATATTCCAGAAATATAAGAAATTCAGCAAAGGAGAGAGGCCTGAGGAACCACAGCCAGTGCTTGAAGAAGAGTCTGAGAGCcccctggaggaggaggaggaggattcAGAGAGCAAGAAAGACAAATAA
- the med19a gene encoding mediator of RNA polymerase II transcription subunit 19-A has translation MTEIFSTLFGQNDAQPPSGPAALGFAPGKPPPSMPPNQAPIAAQMPGQLGDDGPLLRKPGAMNEPFYLLRELPVGNDLTGNTNLITHYNLEHAYNKFCGKKVKEKLSNFLPELPGMIDCPGVQDGSSLRSLIEKPPVCGNSFSPLTGALLTGFRLHTGPLPEQYRLMHIQPPKKKSKHKHRHHHPQDPLPLETRTDPTKKKKKKDNEPERRKKKKDKKKKKNRHSPDHPGVTGSQPNSNSLR, from the exons ATGACGGAAATATTTTCTACTTTATTCGGACAAAATGACGCACAGCCGCCCTCTGGACCAGCAGCTTTAGGGTTTGCTCCCGGAAAACCTCCCCCTTCTATGCCGCCAAACCAGGCGCCAATAGCGGCCCAGATGCCAGGACAACTCGGGGATGATGGGCCTCTTCTGCGAAAACCCGGAGCTATGAACGAACCTTTTTATTTACTACGAGAACTCCCAG TTGGAAACGACCTGACGGGAAACACGAACCTGATCACGCATTATAATCTGGAGCACGCCTATAATAAGTTCTGCGGGAAGAAAGTCAAGGAGAAACTGAGCAACTTTTTACCAGAGTTACCAG GTATGATAGACTGTCCAGGGGTCCAGGATGGCAGTTCTCTGCGCTCTCTCATAGAGAAACCTCCCGTCTGTGGAAACTCATTCAGTCCGCTGACAGGAGCTCTACTCACTGGATTTAGACTACACACTGGCCCG CTTCCTGAGCAGTACAGACTGATGCACATACAGCCACCAAAGAAGAagagcaaacacaaacacagacatcaTCACCCTCAGGATCCTCTACCGCTAG AAACCCGCACTGACCCcaccaagaagaagaaaaagaaagataatGAACCTGAACGcaggaagaaaaagaaagacaagaagaaaaaaaag AATCGACACAGTCCTGATCATCCTGGTGTTACTGGATCTCAACCCAACAGCAACAGCCTGAGATAG
- the tmx2a gene encoding thioredoxin-related transmembrane protein 2-A precursor (The RefSeq protein has 1 substitution compared to this genomic sequence): MSLIRGLISTIYYLPKIYKWFYRPYYFLSLLMTLAFVIVRCCPGLCEHLPSQREDGDSCAFDWREVEIFMFLGAIVMMKNRRAVTVEQHIGNIFLFSKVANVVLFFRVDLRFGLLYLTLCVVFLITCKPPAYMGPENIKYFRDSTIDEELQRDSRVTWIVEFYANWSPECQSFAPIFADLSLKYTCLGLKFGKVDIGHYGAVAERYKVNPSPLCKQLPSLLMLQAGRELMRRPLVDKKGRAVSWNFTEDNIIRDFNLNEIFQKYKKFSKGEKPEEPQPVLEEESESPLEEEEEDSESKKDK, encoded by the exons ATGAGTTTAATTAGAGGACTGATTTCAACTATTTACTATCTTCCAAAGATTTATAAATGGTTTTACCGGCCTTATTATTTCCTGTCACTGCTGATGACTCTGGCGTTCGTCATCGTGCGCTGCTGCCCGGGACTGTGTGAGCATTTACCGTCCCAGAGAGAGGACGGAGACTCCTGCGCCTTCGACTGG AGGGAGGTGGAGATTTTTATGTTTCTTGGTGCCATTGTCATGATGAAGAACCGCAGAGCAG TAACTGTGGAGCAACATATAGGGAATATATTCCTCTTCAGTAAGGTGGCGAACGTGGTGCTGTTCTTTAGAGTGGATCTGAGATTCGGCCTGCTCTACCTCACGCTGTGTGTGG TGTTCTTGATCACATGTAAACCACCAGCCTACATGGGCCCTGAGAACATCAAATACTTCAGAGACTCTACTATAGAT GAGGAACTGCAGAGGGACAGTCGTGTCACATGGATTGTTGAGTTTTATGCCAACTGGTCTCCAGAATGTCAGTCATTTGCCCCTATTTTTGCTGACCTATCACTTAA GTATACCTGTTTAGGTCTCAAATTTGGGAAAGTGGACATTGGACATTATGGAGCTGTTGCTGAGAG GTATAAGGTAAACCCATCTCCTCTCTGCAAGCAGCTTCCGTCACTTCTGATGCTGCAGGCCGGTCGAGAGCTCATGCGCCGCCCTCTGGTGGACAAAAAAGGGAGAGCTGTAAGCTGGAATTTCACTGAG GACAACATTATTCGAGATTTTAACCTAAATGAGATATTCCAGAAATATAAGAAATTCAGCAAAGGAGAGAGGCCTGAGGAACCACAGCCAGTGCTTGAAGAAGAGTCTGAGAGCcccctggaggaggaggaggaggattcAGAGAGCAAGAAAGACAAATAA